Proteins encoded within one genomic window of Mycolicibacterium monacense:
- a CDS encoding ABC transporter substrate-binding protein yields the protein MFRHFSRLARWGAVASAAAVVLTACGSGGGTEPAKTDGGLDKVNVGTIPAILSAPLFVGIEEGIFEKHGLEVQVNFADGGAAVIPSVLSGENQFGYSNTVSQLAAIDQGLPLRLVQPAWAPCCQPDQDDHGVLVLPDSGINEPKDLEGANIAVNTLQNIGEVHIRRAMDNLGVNHESLTWTQLPFSDMGEALERGDVDAIWVSEPHRTPGLNKGWKQIIAPGVQSFPDQIGGYYSTSQQFAESNPEVVRKFREAMTEVNGFAQDNPDRVGEVAVAEMGIDAAIIDQVNFPKFPTEDDGQALRNYGAAVVEYGIIDKEPEDYDALFAATD from the coding sequence GTGTTCAGACACTTTTCACGCCTCGCGAGATGGGGGGCGGTCGCCTCGGCCGCCGCGGTCGTCCTGACTGCATGCGGAAGCGGTGGTGGCACCGAGCCCGCGAAGACCGACGGCGGACTCGACAAGGTCAACGTGGGGACGATCCCGGCGATCCTCAGCGCCCCGCTGTTCGTCGGCATCGAGGAGGGGATCTTCGAGAAGCACGGCCTCGAGGTGCAGGTCAACTTCGCCGACGGCGGTGCGGCCGTCATCCCGTCCGTGCTCAGCGGGGAGAACCAGTTCGGCTACTCGAACACCGTGAGCCAGCTCGCGGCGATCGATCAGGGCCTGCCGTTGCGGCTGGTCCAGCCGGCGTGGGCGCCGTGCTGTCAGCCCGACCAGGACGACCACGGCGTACTCGTCCTGCCGGACAGCGGGATCAACGAACCGAAGGATCTGGAAGGCGCGAACATCGCGGTCAACACGTTGCAGAACATCGGCGAGGTCCACATCCGTCGCGCGATGGACAATCTGGGCGTCAACCACGAGAGCCTGACGTGGACGCAGCTGCCGTTCTCGGACATGGGTGAGGCGCTGGAGCGCGGTGACGTCGACGCGATCTGGGTGTCGGAGCCGCACCGTACGCCGGGCCTGAACAAGGGGTGGAAGCAGATCATCGCCCCCGGGGTCCAGTCGTTCCCCGATCAGATCGGTGGGTACTACTCGACGTCGCAGCAGTTCGCCGAGTCGAACCCGGAGGTCGTCAGGAAGTTCCGCGAGGCGATGACCGAGGTGAACGGATTCGCCCAGGACAACCCGGATCGAGTGGGTGAGGTCGCTGTCGCGGAGATGGGCATCGACGCGGCGATCATCGACCAGGTGAACTTCCCGAAGTTCCCGACCGAGGATGACGGTCAGGCGCTGCGCAACTACGGAGCGGCCGTCGTCGAGTACGGCATCATCGACAAGGAGCCCGAAGATTACGATGCCCTGTTCGCTGCCACGGACTGA
- a CDS encoding TetR/AcrR family transcriptional regulator, producing MTRAPSQGGRPRRSGIVAEDPRGDILKAAAELFAANGFGSTRMEAIAQRAGLGQSSLYYWFRSKDAILRGIMNQNRVSLEAARALTDRDESAAVRLYIVLYQDVVQMCTAPLNFYDLEEAAKKQPDVFSDFQGDYEELAVRLRTIIESGVRSGEFIDVSPEEFARTALCLNEGSQYRYHATGQSREDLHLFADAAARTSLRAVMADVDQLAGVQEAARDGIAGFSSSP from the coding sequence ATGACTAGAGCGCCGTCGCAAGGGGGCCGCCCGCGCCGCAGTGGCATCGTCGCCGAGGATCCGCGCGGAGACATTCTCAAGGCCGCCGCAGAGTTGTTCGCGGCGAACGGATTCGGATCCACCCGCATGGAGGCGATCGCGCAGCGGGCAGGGCTGGGACAGTCGTCGCTCTACTACTGGTTCCGGTCCAAAGACGCGATCCTGCGAGGCATCATGAACCAGAACCGGGTGTCGCTGGAGGCAGCGCGGGCCTTGACCGACCGCGATGAATCAGCGGCGGTGCGGCTCTACATCGTGCTGTACCAGGATGTGGTCCAGATGTGCACTGCACCGCTGAACTTCTACGACCTGGAAGAGGCGGCGAAGAAGCAGCCGGACGTCTTCAGCGACTTCCAGGGTGACTACGAAGAGTTGGCGGTGCGACTCCGCACCATCATCGAATCAGGGGTCAGATCGGGCGAGTTCATCGACGTCTCTCCCGAGGAGTTCGCGCGCACGGCGCTGTGCCTGAACGAGGGAAGCCAGTACCGCTACCACGCGACCGGTCAGAGCCGCGAGGACCTGCACCTGTTCGCCGACGCCGCAGCGAGAACGTCGCTGCGGGCGGTGATGGCCGACGTCGACCAGTTGGCCGGTGTGCAGGAAGCCGCCCGCGACGGAATCGCCGGGTTCAGCAGTAGCCCGTAG
- a CDS encoding DUF1906 domain-containing protein, which translates to MQVSRRDALRYATAVSALAGLGAVSAGRYAPAAAAAAPTLIDYAMRQIPAQDIRAAGHAGVINYVSTSRPGSSFGAKPITLPYARSLAAAGLAIVSNYQYGKPGGTAPSDFTRGYAGGVADARTGWQLHSAAGGGQSAPIFFSVDDDVDREAWNTLVLPWFRGINSVVGVQRTGIYAGIRACQWAVADGVIGRSRSPGKVWAWQTRSWSNGQIYPGAVLYQRIIDTASNPGPVVGGIRVDVNDVLAQDCGQWNLHP; encoded by the coding sequence GTGCAGGTATCCCGGCGTGACGCACTGCGCTATGCCACCGCGGTGTCGGCATTGGCCGGCCTCGGTGCGGTATCAGCGGGTAGGTACGCGCCTGCCGCCGCGGCCGCCGCCCCCACGCTGATCGACTACGCCATGCGCCAGATTCCGGCACAGGACATCCGGGCCGCCGGCCACGCCGGAGTGATCAACTACGTCTCGACCTCACGGCCCGGCTCGTCATTCGGCGCCAAGCCGATCACGCTGCCCTACGCCCGCTCGTTGGCCGCGGCCGGTTTGGCGATCGTCAGCAACTACCAGTACGGCAAGCCGGGCGGGACAGCGCCGTCGGACTTCACCCGCGGGTACGCCGGCGGCGTCGCCGACGCTCGCACCGGCTGGCAGCTGCATTCCGCCGCAGGTGGCGGCCAGAGCGCACCGATCTTCTTCAGCGTCGACGACGACGTCGACCGCGAGGCGTGGAACACCTTGGTCCTGCCGTGGTTTCGCGGTATCAACTCGGTGGTCGGTGTGCAGCGCACGGGGATCTACGCCGGCATCAGGGCCTGCCAGTGGGCTGTCGCCGACGGTGTCATCGGCAGATCACGCTCACCCGGCAAGGTGTGGGCCTGGCAGACCCGGTCCTGGTCCAACGGTCAGATCTACCCCGGCGCAGTGCTGTACCAACGCATCATCGACACCGCCTCCAATCCGGGACCGGTGGTCGGTGGCATCCGCGTCGACGTCAACGACGTGCTGGCCCAGGATTGCGGCCAGTGGAATCTCCACCCGTGA